A DNA window from Centroberyx gerrardi isolate f3 chromosome 3, fCenGer3.hap1.cur.20231027, whole genome shotgun sequence contains the following coding sequences:
- the mnd1 gene encoding meiotic nuclear division protein 1 homolog, whose protein sequence is MSKKKGLSLEEKRTRMMEIFFETKDVFQLKDIEKIAPKTKGITPMSVKDVLQSLVDDNMVDCERVGTSNYYWAFPSKALHARNHKLEELKKQHSEAKQRKVSLQKAVEKAKVGRQDTKDRSSLLKELQALREERAQLQAELEKYRECDPGVIEEIRKSNIVAKDAVSRWTDNVFAIKSWAKRKFAFDDSRIDKAFGIPEDFDYMD, encoded by the exons ATG TCAAAAAAGAAAGGACTAAgtttggaggagaagagaactCGCATGATGGAGATTTTCTTTGAAACG AAAGATGTGTTTCAGCTGAAGGACATTGAGAAAATCGCCCCCAAGACAAAAGGCATAA CCCCCATGTCTGTGAAGGACGTCCTGCAGAGCCTCGTGGATGACAATATGGTGGATTGTGAACGAGTGGGTACATCCAACTACTACTGGGCCTTCCCCAGCAAGGCCCTGCACGCTCGCAACCACAAACTGGAGGAGTTGAAAAAACAG CATTCTGAGGCAAAACAACGGAAAGTATCTCTACAGAAAGCGGTTGAAAAAGCGAAAGTGGGACGTCAAGATACA aaggaTCGAAGCTCTCTGCTGAAGGAGTTGCAGGCTCTGAGAGAGGAGCGGGCCCAATTGCAAGCTGAGTTAGAGAAGTACAGAGAATGTGACCCAGGAGTAATTGAGGAGATAA GAAAGTCAAACATCGTAGCAAAAGATGCTGTTTCCAGGTGGACAG ACAATGTTTTTGCTATCAAGTCATGGGCAAAGAGGAAGTTTGCCTTTGATGACAGTCGCATTGATAAAGCCTTTGGGATACCTGAGGACTTCGACTACATGGACTGA